Proteins from a genomic interval of Zingiber officinale cultivar Zhangliang chromosome 2A, Zo_v1.1, whole genome shotgun sequence:
- the LOC122041024 gene encoding phosphoenolpyruvate/phosphate translocator 2, chloroplastic-like translates to MQTAVLSPSFTPLLRKSHDPLAMKQPFLRLRPLAAASSSAVTSSSSFHGLPGPRPLVSLPSLSDRRPKDALVLRATSVPESASPSDGDGASKSDGMLQTLQLGSLFGLWYLFNIYFNIYNKQVLKVFPFPLTVTTVQFAVGTVLVLFMWATNLYKRPKISASQLVAILPLAAVHTMGNLFTNMSLGKVAVSFTHTIKAMEPFFSVLLSALFLGEMPTIWVVLSLMPIVGGVALASLTEASFNWAGFWSAMASNVTFQSRNVLSKKVMVKKEESLDNINLFSIITIMSFFLLAPITLFVDGIRVTPSYMLSAGLDLKQIYLRSLLSALCFHAYQQVSYMILARVTPVTHSVGNCVKRVVVIVTSVLFFRTPVSPINSLGTGIALAGVFLYSRVKRIKPKAA, encoded by the exons ATGCAGACTGCCGTTCTATCGCCTTCCTTCACCCCACTCCTCCGGAAATCCCACGATCCCCTCGCCATGAAACAGCCCTTCCTCCGCCTCCGGCCCCTAGCCGCCGCCTCATCCTCCGCCGTCACCTCCTCCTCGTCCTTCCATGGCCTCCCTGGCCCCCGCCCCTTAGTCTCCCTCCCTTCCCTCTCAGATCGGAGGCCCAAGGACGCTCTCGTGCTCCGAGCAACCTCCGTCCCTGAGAGCGCCTCTCCCAGCGATGGTGATGGTGCTTCCAAGTCCGATGGGATGCTGCAGACGCTGCAACTTGGCTCTCTGTTCGGCCTCTGGTATCTCTTCAATATCTACTTCAACATCTACAACAAGCAG GTTCTGAAGGTCTTTCCATTTCCGCTTACTGTCACGACGGTTCAATTTGCTGTTGGAACTGTTCTTGTCTTATTCATGTGGGCCACCAATTTATACAAGCGGCCTAAGATTTCTGCTTCTCAG CTTGTTGCCATCTTACCATTGGCTGCAGTTCACACAATGGGCAACCTGTTTACAAATATGAGTCTAGGGAAGGTCGCTGTTTCATTCACACATACAATCAAAGCTATGGAGCCCTTTTTCTCAGTCCTTTTATCTGCCTTATTTCTGGGAGAG ATGCCTACCATATGGGTTGTATTATCTCTTATGCCTATTGTTGGTGGTGTTGCTTTGGCCTCTCTCACTGAAGCTTCTTTCAACTG GGCTGGATTCTGGAGTGCAATGGCTTCCAATGTAACCTTCCAATCTCGCAATGTGCTTAGCAAGAAAGTGATGGTTAAGAAAGAG GAATCATTGGACAACATAAACCTCTTCTCCATAATAACTATtatgtcatttttccttcttgctCCTATAACTTTATTTGTGGACGGTATCAGAGTTACTCCTTCATACATGCTGTCCGCT GGCTTGGATCTTAAGCAGATATATCTGAGATCACTTCTTTCTGCATTGTGCTTCCATGCTTATCAGCAG GTTTCATACATGATACTTGCAAGAGTAACACCAGTAACCCACTCAGTCGGCAACTGTGTAAAGCGGGTCGTTGTGATTGTCACTTCTGTCCTCTTCTTTAGGACTCCAGTTTCGCCCATCAATTCGCTCG GTACTGGCATTGCCCTTGCTGGAGTTTTCCTCTACTCGAGGGTGAAGAGAATCAAGCCCAAGGCTGCATGA
- the LOC122041025 gene encoding probable pyridoxal 5'-phosphate synthase subunit PDX1: MSKTSRSFHDSQNNFLGLAWPPPFQSSFWLSSEGRKESERVASYSSNMSDDGVVMVYGNGAALEPKKSSTFSVKVGLAQMLRGGVIMDVVTPDQARIAEEAGACAVMALERVPADIRSQGGVARMSDPGLIKEIKRAVTIPVMAKARIGHFVEAQILEAIGVDYVDESEVLTPADDQNHINKHNFRVPFVCGCRDLGEALRRIREGAAMIRTKGEAGTGNIIEAVRHVRSVMGDIRALRNMDDDEVFTFAKRIAAPYDLVMQTKQLGRLPVVHFAAGGVATPADAALMMQLGCDGVFVGSGIFKSGDPAQRARAIVQAVTHYSDPEILAEVSSGLGEAMVGINLSDAKVERFASRSE; the protein is encoded by the coding sequence ATGAGTAAGACGTCGAGAAGCTTCCACGACtcgcaaaataattttttagggcTCGCTTGGCCGCCGCCATTTCAATCATCTTTTTGGTTATCGTCGGAAGGTCGGAAAGAGTCGGAAAGAGTAGCTAGCTATTCGTCGAACATGTCCGACGACGGCGTAGTCATGGTCTACGGCAACGGCGCTGCCCTCGAACCCAAGAAGTCCTCCACCTTCTCTGTCAAGGTGGGGCTAGCGCAGATGCTGCGCGGCGGCGTCATCATGGACGTCGTCACCCCCGACCAGGCCCGCATCGCCGAGGAGGCTGGAGCCTGCGCCGTCATGGCACTGGAGCGCGTCCCCGCCGACATCCGCTCCCAGGGCGGCGTCGCCCGTATGTCCGACCCCGGCCTCATCAAGGAGATCAAGCGCGCCGTCACCATCCCTGTCATGGCCAAGGCACGCATCGGACACTTTGTCGAGGCACAGATCCTGGAAGCCATCGGCGTCGACTATGTGGACGAGAGCGAGGTGCTGACCCCTGCCGATGACCAGAACCACATCAACAAGCACAACTTCCGCGTGCCCTTCGTGTGTGGCTGCCGCGACCTCGGCGAGGCCCTCCGCCGCATCCGCGAGGGCGCCGCCATGATACGCACCAAGGGCGAGGCTGGCACCGGCAACATCATCGAGGCCGTTCGCCACGTCCGTTCCGTCATGGGCGACATTCGCGCCCTGCGCAACATGGACGACGACGAGGTCTTCACCTTCGCCAAGCGCATCGCCGCCCCTTACGACCTTGTCATGCAGACCAAACAGCTGGGGAGGCTCCCCGTCGTCCACTTCGCTGCCGGCGGAGTGGCCACCCCGGCCGACGCCGCCCTTATGATGCAGCTCGGATGTGACGGCGTGTTCGTTGGCTCTGGCATCTTCAAGAGTGGCGATCCAGCGCAAAGGGCGAGAGCCATCGTGCAGGCGGTAACCCATTACAGCGACCCAGAGATCCTTGCGGAAGTGAGCTCCGGCCTTGGGGAGGCCATGGTGGGGATTAATCTCAGCGACGCCAAGGTCGAGAGATTTGCAAGCCGGTCGGAGTAG